A genomic stretch from Saccharomyces paradoxus chromosome XVI, complete sequence includes:
- the EAF3 gene encoding Eaf3p (Component of the Rpd3S histone deacetylase complex~similar to YPR023C), giving the protein MVDLEQEFALGGRCLAFHGPLMYEAKILKIWDPSSKTYTSIPNDKPGVSSQTTKETQPQKLGDDESIPEEIINGKCFFIHYQGWKSSWDEWVGYDRIRAYNEENIAMKKRLANEAKEVKKSLLEQQKKKKLSTNPGGSSNGGKRKGDSRSNASISKSASQGSLTSSVSGRKSGRSSANSLHPGSSLRSSSDQNGHDDRRRSSSLSPNMLHHIAGYPTPKISLQIPIKLKSVLVDDWEYVTKDKKICRLPADVTVEQVLNKYKHEVSQELESPGSQSQLSEYCAGLKLYFDKCLGNMLLYRLERLQYDELLKKSVKDQMPLIPTKIYGAIHLLRLISVLPELISSTSMDLQSCQLLIKQTEEFLVWLLMHMDEYFNDKDPNRSDDALYVNTSSQYEGVALGM; this is encoded by the coding sequence ATGGTTGATTTAGAGCAGGAATTTGCGCTCGGTGGGCGGTGTCTGGCATTCCATGGTCCTCTTATGTATGAAGCGAAGATCTTGAAGATATGGGACCCATCTTCGAAAACATATACCAGCATTCCTAATGACAAACCGGGTGTTAGTTCACAGACAACTAAGGAAACACAACCACAGAAATTAGGAGATGATGAAAGCATTCCGGAAGAAATTATCAATGGAAAGTGTTTTTTCATACATTACCAAGGGTGGAAGTCCAGTTGGGATGAGTGGGTTGGATATGATAGAATACGGGCATACaatgaagagaatattgccatgaaaaaaagactgGCGAACGAGGCCAAAGAGGTTAAGAAATCATTACTGGAACagcagaaaaagaagaagctttCCACTAATCCAGGAGGATCGAGTAATggtggaaaaagaaaggggGATAGCCGCTCGAATGCTAGTATAAGTAAAAGCGCTTCACAGGGTTCATTAACATCTTCAGTGAGTGGTAGGAAAAGCGGAAGAAGTTCCGCTAATTCCCTTCATCCCGGTAGTTCTTTGCGCTCATCATCTGATCAAAATGGGCATGATGATCGCAGAAGATCTTCTTCGCTGTCACCGAACATGCTGCATCACATAGCCGGTTATCCAACCCCTAAGATTTCCCTTCAAATTCCcataaaattgaaaagcGTGCTGGTTGACGATTGGGAATACGTAACGaaggacaaaaaaatttgcagATTACCTGCTGATGTAACGGTAGAACAGGTGTTAAACAAATACAAGCATGAAGTCAGTCAAGAACTTGAATCACCAGGGTCGCAATCGCAGTTGAGCGAATATTGTGCCGGTCTCAAGTTGTATTTTGACAAATGTCTGGGTAATATGCTTTTATATAGATTGGAACGGCTGCAATATGACGAACTTCTGAAGAAATCAGTTAAAGACCAAATGCCACTAATACCAACTAAAATTTATGGGGCCATCCATCTGTTAAGGTTGATAAGTGTCCTACCAGAGCTGATTTCTTCTACTTCGATGGATCTACAAAGCTGTCAGCTTTTAATTAAACAGACCGAAGAATTTCTGGTTTGGCTGTTGATGCATATGGACGAATATTTCAATGACAAGGATCCAAATCGAAGTGACGATGCTCTGTACGTAAATACGTCTAGCCAATACGAAGGAGTGGCTTTAGGTATGTGA